From a region of the Fervidobacterium sp. genome:
- the dtd gene encoding D-aminoacyl-tRNA deacylase produces the protein MRAVVQRVTKASVSVDNVIVGKINKGIVILLGVGKDDDIDDAKYMAEKIVNLRIFDDENGKMNLSLLDVNGEALIISQFTLYGDCRKGRRPSYTDSASPLIAQQLYEKFIELVASYGVFVQTGIFGEHMEVEIHNNGPVTLLIDSKKVF, from the coding sequence GTGAGAGCTGTTGTTCAACGTGTTACAAAGGCAAGTGTATCAGTCGATAATGTAATCGTAGGTAAAATAAACAAAGGTATAGTTATTCTACTTGGTGTTGGAAAAGATGACGATATAGACGACGCAAAATACATGGCGGAAAAGATTGTTAATTTGCGTATTTTTGATGATGAAAATGGAAAGATGAATCTATCTTTACTAGATGTTAATGGTGAAGCGCTTATAATTTCTCAGTTCACCCTTTACGGTGACTGTAGAAAGGGTAGAAGACCATCTTACACGGATAGTGCCAGCCCGTTGATCGCACAGCAATTGTACGAAAAATTTATTGAGTTGGTGGCAAGCTATGGTGTATTTGTTCAGACCGGGATTTTTGGAGAACATATGGAAGTTGAGATACATAACAACGGACCGGTAACCTTGCTTATCGATTCTAAGAAGGTGTTTTAA
- a CDS encoding bifunctional (p)ppGpp synthetase/guanosine-3',5'-bis(diphosphate) 3'-pyrophosphohydrolase translates to MEGGLKDSEDKKVVTEEEDFSVDCENFVKDLERLLDKKVSKDEKNKIEQALEMAKMAYEGLYRKSGEPFIVHPIEVAKIVAMLKLDMDSIIAAILHDAIEDSNGKVTYEMIEKRFGKSIALIVDGVTKVSKINAPVGNVEQRKKLETIQKMLFAMAEDIRVIFVKLADRLHNMRTIDFVDDVEKKRYKAMETLEVYAPIAHKLGINVIKSELEDLSFKVLYYEEYQKIKQLIAQKRVEREERLKVYIEQLLNSLREHNIDAKVEGRYKHYYSIWKKMVQKGKDFNELFDLMGLRAIVKDVTSCYTTIGIVHNLWVPLPGRFKDYIAAPKSNGYRSIHTTVITQFGEPLEVQIRDYQMHEEAEYGLIAHWVYKEGEETVDIKQKWILRLAEWRKELAQGYASLDDLKKELQMSEVFVLTPKGEIIHLPYGATPIDFAYAVHTEVGHHYAGAKVNGRIVPIDYQLNNGDVVEIIVNKSSPGPSLDWLRYAKSPRTKAKIKRFFKEKEREQLIERGKDVLRRVAKRINVSIEELLERPELKKYQVLHQIDEEEFITRLGDKTITQEDLMAILGYKEQQKKKIETRKKKSTGTLVLVDGVDGLETVFAKCCNPIPGDRIVGVASKRGLVIHRAGCVNISNLGNDRKFPAIWRPDITAQFGVLVKMELDKKERVPDLLSRAMDKKIEIRNFKFESISDDYVIISLNVNVKSLEELENIIGFFKTAPGVRKVVRS, encoded by the coding sequence ATGGAAGGCGGATTAAAAGATTCAGAAGATAAAAAAGTAGTGACAGAAGAAGAAGACTTTAGTGTAGATTGCGAAAATTTTGTAAAAGATTTAGAAAGACTACTTGATAAAAAAGTGAGCAAAGACGAAAAGAACAAAATCGAGCAAGCCTTAGAAATGGCTAAAATGGCCTACGAAGGCTTGTATAGAAAATCAGGTGAACCATTTATCGTTCATCCTATTGAAGTTGCAAAGATTGTTGCAATGTTGAAACTTGACATGGATAGCATAATTGCAGCTATACTGCATGATGCAATAGAAGATAGTAACGGTAAAGTAACTTACGAAATGATAGAAAAGAGATTTGGAAAAAGTATAGCACTGATAGTCGATGGTGTAACAAAGGTCAGCAAAATAAATGCACCTGTTGGAAATGTAGAACAAAGGAAAAAATTAGAGACTATTCAAAAGATGCTTTTTGCAATGGCAGAAGACATAAGGGTCATTTTCGTGAAACTTGCAGACAGGTTACACAACATGCGCACAATAGACTTTGTTGATGATGTTGAAAAGAAAAGGTACAAGGCTATGGAAACTTTGGAAGTTTACGCTCCAATCGCACATAAACTTGGTATTAACGTTATTAAATCAGAACTTGAAGACTTATCTTTCAAAGTACTTTACTATGAAGAATATCAAAAAATAAAGCAGCTAATCGCTCAGAAAAGAGTAGAAAGGGAAGAAAGGTTGAAAGTTTATATCGAACAACTTTTGAATTCCCTCAGGGAGCATAACATAGATGCGAAAGTTGAAGGGAGGTATAAACACTATTACAGTATTTGGAAAAAGATGGTGCAGAAAGGCAAAGATTTCAATGAACTTTTTGATTTAATGGGGCTTCGTGCTATTGTAAAAGACGTGACAAGTTGTTATACAACAATCGGTATTGTGCATAATCTTTGGGTACCATTACCAGGTCGATTTAAAGATTACATAGCTGCTCCAAAATCCAACGGTTATCGTTCCATACATACAACGGTGATAACGCAGTTTGGTGAACCTCTTGAAGTACAAATAAGAGACTATCAAATGCATGAAGAAGCAGAATACGGCTTAATAGCGCACTGGGTGTACAAAGAAGGTGAAGAAACTGTAGATATAAAACAAAAATGGATCCTTAGACTTGCTGAATGGAGGAAGGAATTAGCGCAAGGTTATGCAAGCTTAGATGACTTGAAAAAAGAACTCCAGATGTCTGAAGTTTTTGTGTTAACTCCGAAAGGTGAGATAATACACTTGCCTTACGGTGCCACACCTATTGATTTTGCATACGCTGTTCATACAGAAGTTGGTCATCATTACGCGGGTGCTAAGGTTAATGGAAGAATAGTACCTATAGATTATCAATTAAACAATGGTGATGTCGTTGAAATAATCGTAAACAAATCATCTCCAGGACCAAGCCTTGACTGGCTAAGATATGCAAAAAGTCCACGAACAAAGGCGAAGATAAAACGATTCTTCAAAGAAAAAGAAAGAGAGCAGTTGATTGAGCGTGGAAAAGATGTACTACGCAGAGTTGCCAAGAGAATTAACGTATCGATAGAAGAACTGCTTGAAAGACCAGAATTGAAAAAATATCAGGTGCTTCATCAAATAGATGAAGAAGAATTCATAACTCGGCTTGGAGACAAGACTATAACACAAGAAGATCTAATGGCTATTCTCGGTTACAAAGAACAACAAAAGAAAAAGATAGAGACAAGAAAGAAAAAATCAACGGGGACTTTAGTCCTTGTTGACGGAGTCGATGGTTTGGAAACTGTATTTGCCAAATGCTGCAATCCAATACCTGGAGATAGAATAGTTGGTGTAGCAAGTAAAAGAGGACTGGTTATTCATCGTGCCGGTTGTGTAAATATATCAAATCTTGGAAATGACAGAAAATTTCCAGCTATTTGGCGCCCCGATATCACTGCACAATTCGGTGTGCTTGTGAAAATGGAACTCGATAAAAAAGAACGTGTACCTGATTTACTCTCAAGAGCGATGGATAAGAAAATAGAGATAAGAAATTTCAAATTTGAGAGCATATCAGACGATTATGTTATAATATCGCTAAACGTAAATGTAAAGTCACTTGAGGAGCTAGAAAATATAATAGGCTTCTTCAAAACGGCTCCAGGTGTTAGAAAGGTGGTGCGTTCTTAG
- a CDS encoding tyrosine-type recombinase/integrase, which yields MYEDYLVHVRRSSENTVKAYLKDIKRFFEYVQKAPKDVTRSDVENFVKALSKGEITGDNVTESTISRYISSIKTIYDYLQLLGLIGENPTERIRHPRLRKKIPNFLTMEEVRLMLDAYDEVKELKYKTIISLLYFCGLRVGELCNLRIEDISLYPPYLKIVMGKGNKDRLVPINELIVPLLEKYLNTYKPKIYFVENKGKPVHPSTVFRIVKRAAKRAGITKHIHPHTLRHSFATHLIMNNVNVKIVQELLGHANLSTTSIYLHVADKEKFDAVKKLVI from the coding sequence ATGTACGAAGACTACCTCGTACATGTCAGAAGAAGTTCCGAAAACACAGTTAAGGCGTATTTAAAAGATATAAAGCGATTCTTCGAGTATGTCCAAAAAGCTCCAAAGGATGTCACAAGATCCGACGTGGAGAATTTTGTGAAAGCGTTGTCAAAAGGTGAAATAACAGGCGATAATGTTACAGAGAGCACTATTTCTCGGTATATTTCTTCGATAAAAACTATTTATGATTACTTACAGTTACTCGGTTTAATAGGTGAAAATCCAACGGAAAGAATAAGACATCCGAGATTAAGAAAGAAAATTCCAAACTTCCTTACCATGGAGGAAGTCAGGTTAATGTTGGATGCTTACGATGAAGTAAAAGAACTAAAATACAAGACCATAATCTCACTACTTTACTTTTGTGGACTACGTGTTGGTGAGTTGTGTAATCTGAGAATTGAAGATATTTCACTTTATCCACCGTATTTGAAAATTGTGATGGGTAAAGGTAATAAAGACAGACTTGTACCAATCAACGAGTTAATCGTTCCATTACTTGAGAAATATTTAAATACGTATAAACCCAAGATTTATTTTGTAGAGAACAAAGGTAAACCCGTACATCCATCAACAGTTTTTAGAATTGTCAAGAGAGCTGCTAAGAGGGCTGGAATAACAAAACATATACATCCTCACACACTCAGACACTCTTTTGCAACACATTTGATAATGAACAACGTAAACGTTAAAATCGTTCAAGAACTCTTAGGGCATGCAAATTTGAGTACCACAAGCATATATTTACACGTTGCTGATAAAGAAAAATTTGATGCCGTTAAGAAATTGGTTATTTAA
- the rnc gene encoding ribonuclease III produces the protein MRDRERRILGEFEEKLGYRFKDIMLLFNALCHSSYTYEVNQLGRNIKNNERLEFLGDAVVELVVCDLLYRNYPEATEGDMAKVKGAVASEEVLTEIANEYQLGRYIFLGKGEEKTGGRSRSSILADAFEALCAAIYLDGGLKSVINVFGRNFATAIEIFLTGQRIFDYKTALQEITQERYKELPEYRTVKNDENGKFTVELYIQGRKISTGSGYSKKDAEKDAAKKAYELLVEDTEGSNGSD, from the coding sequence GACGAATACTTGGAGAATTTGAGGAAAAACTCGGATATCGTTTCAAAGATATCATGCTCTTGTTCAATGCCCTCTGCCACTCAAGTTACACATACGAAGTGAATCAGCTTGGTAGAAATATTAAAAACAATGAAAGACTGGAGTTTCTTGGAGATGCTGTTGTAGAGTTGGTAGTTTGTGATTTGCTTTACAGAAACTATCCTGAAGCAACGGAAGGAGATATGGCAAAAGTTAAGGGAGCCGTTGCCAGCGAAGAAGTACTTACCGAAATAGCAAATGAATATCAGCTTGGTAGGTACATCTTCCTTGGCAAAGGTGAAGAAAAAACGGGTGGGAGATCAAGAAGCAGTATTCTTGCAGATGCATTTGAGGCTTTATGTGCCGCTATTTACCTTGATGGCGGACTTAAAAGTGTAATAAATGTTTTTGGTAGAAATTTTGCTACGGCGATAGAGATCTTTTTGACAGGTCAGAGAATATTCGATTATAAAACCGCTTTACAAGAAATAACCCAGGAGCGTTACAAAGAACTGCCGGAATACAGAACCGTTAAAAATGATGAGAATGGGAAGTTTACGGTTGAGCTGTATATACAAGGACGCAAGATATCAACTGGAAGTGGATATTCAAAAAAAGATGCCGAGAAAGATGCTGCTAAAAAGGCATATGAACTGCTTGTTGAAGATACGGAAGGTTCAAATGGGAGTGATTAG